The region AGCTGGAAAATTCTATCATCTCCATCCGGTCGCGCAATGGACCGGGAATACGATCAAGGATATTCGCAGTGACTATGAATAAGACCCCGGAAAGATCAAAGGGCAACCCGAGATAATGATCTACAAAAGCCGAATTCTGCTCTGGATCAAGTATTTCGAGAAACACAGACGAGGCATCACCCTGAAAATCCTGAATAATCTTATCCATCTCATCCAGCATGATAACCGGATTGCGGACTCCCGACTTCTGAATACTCTGTAGCAGACGGCCGGCCATGGCCCCCACATATGTACGTCGATGGCCGCGAAGTTCCGACTCGTCCCGAAGACCGGCCATGGACATACGGATAAATTTTCGGCCCATAGCTTCGGCAATAGCCCGGCCTATGGACGTTTTACCTGTTCCGGGAGGGCCGCTGAAGCACAGGACAGGCCCCTGAACCCCTTGAAGGCGCTGATTTCTGCCTAGCAAATCGTTAACATATTCACGCAAACGGGTCAGGTTTACCGGTTTACCGAGATATTGATCGGCTCCTTTTTTCATCGCCTCAACTGCGGTCTTTACCGTGGCGTACCCGGTAAGCATAATGACTCCGGTATCCGGCCAACGGCTGCGCACCGTCTCCAAAAGCTCAAGGCCGTCCATCCCATCCATTTTTAAATCTGTAACAACAACATCAGCGGGCTCTTCTTCCATGGCGGCGACAGCTTCAAGTCCGTTTGCCACATTTCGTACTGTAAATCCTTCATGCTCAAATATGATAGAAAGATTCTCACGGGCGATCACCTCATCATCCGCGATAATCAGGTTCGGGTTGATTTGGCTACGCAGATTTTTAACGGCAAGAAACTCTAGTATACGCTCTTTTACATTGTTTAAGCCGTAATGCCGGGCATCCAGAACTTCGGTAGCCCTCTGGACGTCCAGATCATCTTTTGTCGTTTCATTCCATGGCAGGGAAAGGATAAAATCAAGATACGCATAAGACTGGGAAAATTCCGGCGAAGTGCTATCCGATTTGAGAAGTCGTTCACATTCATCACGGGCTGCATCCAAAACAGCGTCCGGCAAGTCCGCAGCCTCAACTCTTTTAGATATTTCCTCCGCCACAGTGTCAGGAACCTGTACCTGCTCAGGAGGATTAACCGGTTTAGCTTCATCGACGCCTATCTCACCAGTATTTTTTTTACTAAACCACTTCATGTATCCTCCTCGAAATGATGTCTTTTGCCACACTGAAAGACTGATTTTATCTCAATCCAGTCCGCCCTTCTTC is a window of Maridesulfovibrio sp. DNA encoding:
- a CDS encoding S16 family serine protease, producing the protein MKWFSKKNTGEIGVDEAKPVNPPEQVQVPDTVAEEISKRVEAADLPDAVLDAARDECERLLKSDSTSPEFSQSYAYLDFILSLPWNETTKDDLDVQRATEVLDARHYGLNNVKERILEFLAVKNLRSQINPNLIIADDEVIARENLSIIFEHEGFTVRNVANGLEAVAAMEEEPADVVVTDLKMDGMDGLELLETVRSRWPDTGVIMLTGYATVKTAVEAMKKGADQYLGKPVNLTRLREYVNDLLGRNQRLQGVQGPVLCFSGPPGTGKTSIGRAIAEAMGRKFIRMSMAGLRDESELRGHRRTYVGAMAGRLLQSIQKSGVRNPVIMLDEMDKIIQDFQGDASSVFLEILDPEQNSAFVDHYLGLPFDLSGVLFIVTANILDRIPGPLRDRMEMIEFSSYTTSEKIRIAQDFMLPEQLKKHGFTLHDVELEPGVLAKVLVDYTREAGLRGLEKQIAALCRKLARRKLEDAGTEPLKVSPDDLVKLMGPPPHFRASVGDVLKEGVATGLVWSENGGEIIFVEAARMHGNKNLILTGSLGEVLRESAQTALSFLRSNAAKFDLSSDFFESSDIHVHIPAGAVTKEGPSAGVTIAVAVLSQLSGRPVPQDMAFSGEISLHGDVLAVGGVREKVMAAVRAGVRTVVLPEQCASAVERLEPEVLEKLDVRLVGSLEEALKIAMG